The following coding sequences are from one Cervus canadensis isolate Bull #8, Minnesota chromosome 4, ASM1932006v1, whole genome shotgun sequence window:
- the TLE5 gene encoding TLE family member 5, producing MMFPQSRHSGSSHLPQQLKFTTSDSCDRIKDEFQLLQAQYHSLKLECDKLASEKSEMQRHYVMYYEMSYGLNIEMHKQAEIVKRLNGICAQVLPYLSQEHQQQVLGAIERAKQVTAPELNSIIRQQLQAHQLSQLQALALPLTPLPVGLQPPSLPAVSAGTGLLSLSALGSQAHLSKEDKNGHDGDTHQEDDGEKSD from the exons ATGATGTTTCCACAAAGCAGGCATTCG GGCTCGTCGCACCTCCCCCAGCAACTCAAATTCACTACTTCGGACTCCTGCGATCGCATCAAAGATGAGTTTCAACTGCTGCAGGCTCAGTACCACAG TCTGAAACTCGAATGTGACAAGCTGGCCAGCGAGAAGTCAGAAATGCAGCGTCATTACGTGATG TACTACGAGATGTCCTATGGCTTGAACATCGAGATGCACAAGCAG GCTGAAATCGTCAAGAGGCTAAATGGGATATGTGCCCAGGTCCTGCCCTACCTGTCCCAAGAG CACCAGCAGCAGGTCTTGGGAGCCATCGAGAGGGCTAAGCAGGTCACTGCTCCTGAGCTGAACTCCATCATCCGA CAGCAGCTCCAAGCCCACCAGCTGTCTCAGCTGCAGGCTCTGGCCCTGCCCCTGACCCCCCTGCCTGTGGGGCTGCAGCCCCCTTCTCTGCCGGCGGTCAGCGCGGGCACCGGCCTCCTCTCTCTGTCGGCGCTGGGCTCCCAGGCCCACCTCTCCAAGGAAGACAAAAACGGGCATGACGGTGACACCCACCAGGAGGATGACGGCGAGAAGTCGGATTAG